The proteins below come from a single Parageobacillus thermoglucosidasius genomic window:
- the rsmD gene encoding 16S rRNA (guanine(966)-N(2))-methyltransferase RsmD encodes MRVISGKCKGRRLQAVPGMSTRPTTDKVKEAIFNMIGPYFSGGMGLDLFGGSGGLGIEALSRGLDRVIFVDHDAKAVQTIKKNVETCRLSEQAEIYRNDAERALKAIVKRGLRFHLIFLDPPYKEQKLQSILSFIDEHGLLEEDGAVVAEHSSEMDLAEHIGRLVKWKHEVYGITAISIYRYTDLEKGE; translated from the coding sequence ATGAGGGTAATTTCAGGAAAATGCAAAGGCAGACGCCTGCAAGCGGTTCCAGGCATGTCGACAAGACCGACGACAGATAAAGTCAAAGAAGCGATATTTAATATGATTGGCCCGTATTTTTCCGGCGGAATGGGCCTTGATTTGTTTGGCGGCAGCGGCGGCCTTGGAATAGAAGCATTAAGCCGCGGGCTTGATCGAGTCATTTTTGTGGACCATGACGCAAAAGCGGTGCAAACGATCAAGAAAAATGTGGAAACGTGCCGGTTGTCAGAACAGGCAGAAATATACCGGAATGATGCGGAAAGGGCATTGAAGGCGATTGTTAAACGGGGGCTTCGTTTTCATCTCATTTTTCTGGATCCCCCGTACAAAGAACAAAAATTGCAGTCGATTCTTTCATTTATTGATGAACATGGGCTGCTTGAAGAAGATGGCGCTGTTGTTGCAGAACATTCTTCTGAAATGGATCTTGCTGAACATATCGGCCGTCTTGTAAAGTGGAAACATGAAGTATACGGAATTACTGCGATTTCGATCTACAGGTACACGGATCTGGAGAAAGGGGAATAG
- the coaD gene encoding pantetheine-phosphate adenylyltransferase, producing MASIAVCPGSFDPVTYGHLDIIRRGAKVFDRVYVAVLNNSSKKPLFSVEERIELLREVTRPFPNVFVESFHGLLVDYARSKNANAILRGLRAVSDFEYEMQITSMNRVLDENIETFFMMTNSQYAFLSSSIVKEVAKYNGNISDLVPPVVEEALRKKFASLAFEKDADNQNNGKLT from the coding sequence ATGGCGAGCATTGCAGTTTGTCCGGGAAGTTTTGATCCGGTTACATACGGGCATTTAGATATTATCAGGCGAGGGGCAAAAGTGTTTGACAGGGTGTATGTGGCGGTTCTTAACAATTCGTCGAAAAAACCGCTGTTTTCCGTCGAGGAGCGGATAGAACTGTTGCGGGAAGTGACGCGACCGTTTCCAAATGTGTTTGTGGAATCATTTCATGGGTTGCTTGTCGATTATGCGCGCAGCAAAAATGCCAACGCGATTTTGCGCGGTTTGCGGGCGGTGTCCGATTTTGAATATGAAATGCAAATCACGTCGATGAACCGCGTTCTTGATGAAAATATTGAGACGTTTTTTATGATGACAAACAGTCAGTACGCTTTTTTAAGCTCGAGCATTGTCAAAGAAGTGGCAAAGTATAATGGCAATATTTCTGATTTAGTGCCGCCGGTTGTGGAGGAAGCGTTAAGAAAAAAATTTGCTTCCCTTGCTTTTGAAAAAGATGCGGACAACCAAAATAACGGAAAGCTGACTTAA
- the ylbJ gene encoding sporulation integral membrane protein YlbJ, whose product MKTKAKTIFLATAITLFALSLIRYPQQSLEASIRGLNMWWEVVFPSLLPFFIVSELLISFGVVRLIGVLLEPLMRPLFRVPGVGGFVWAMGMASGYPSGAKLTARLYQEKQISAVEAERLASFTNSSNPLFIFGAVSVGFFNDANIGIILALSHYIGNICVGIVMRFHGKSQERPKQKRLNHPFSLPYAFRVLHETRLKNEQPLGKLLGDAVRSSVQTLLMIGGFIILFSVVNKLLYMMHITQHIAVIVQYALHLFQLSKELSLPIISGLFEITLGSQMISQADGAELLEKTMATSFILAFGGFSVQAQVASILAEANIRFKPFFIARIMHGCFAACFTYVLWKPLYLHPAAANAHVIPAFFIGYSQNWMNHYWQLLHQFGPMITIAFLCLYIWLITVQWQKGQ is encoded by the coding sequence ATGAAAACAAAAGCAAAAACCATCTTTCTCGCTACAGCGATCACTTTATTTGCGCTGTCATTAATTCGCTATCCGCAACAATCACTGGAAGCGTCGATCCGTGGGTTAAATATGTGGTGGGAAGTTGTGTTTCCATCGCTATTGCCGTTTTTTATCGTTTCTGAATTGCTGATTAGCTTCGGAGTCGTCCGATTGATCGGAGTTTTGCTGGAACCGCTCATGCGCCCGCTTTTTCGAGTTCCCGGCGTTGGCGGTTTCGTCTGGGCGATGGGAATGGCTTCCGGCTATCCATCAGGTGCAAAACTAACGGCACGGCTTTATCAGGAAAAGCAAATTTCCGCAGTCGAAGCAGAACGGCTGGCTTCATTTACTAATTCATCCAATCCGTTATTTATTTTTGGCGCGGTATCAGTTGGTTTTTTTAATGATGCAAATATCGGGATTATTTTAGCACTTTCCCACTATATAGGAAACATTTGCGTAGGAATAGTGATGCGATTTCATGGAAAATCGCAAGAACGTCCTAAACAAAAACGCCTTAATCATCCGTTTTCTCTTCCCTATGCATTTCGGGTGCTTCACGAAACGCGCCTTAAAAACGAACAGCCGCTTGGAAAATTGTTGGGAGACGCCGTGCGTTCTTCTGTACAAACATTATTGATGATCGGCGGGTTTATTATTCTTTTTTCCGTCGTGAATAAACTTCTTTACATGATGCATATTACGCAACATATCGCTGTGATTGTCCAATACGCCCTTCACTTGTTCCAGCTTTCAAAAGAGCTGAGCCTTCCAATCATTTCCGGGTTATTCGAAATTACGCTTGGCAGCCAAATGATCAGCCAAGCCGATGGGGCTGAGCTGCTGGAAAAAACAATGGCAACAAGTTTTATTCTTGCTTTTGGCGGATTTTCCGTGCAAGCGCAAGTAGCGAGCATCCTCGCTGAAGCAAACATCCGCTTTAAACCATTCTTTATCGCCAGAATCATGCACGGGTGTTTTGCCGCATGTTTTACATACGTATTGTGGAAACCGCTCTACCTCCATCCGGCCGCTGCAAATGCGCACGTTATTCCTGCATTTTTCATCGGATACTCGCAAAACTGGATGAATCATTATTGGCAGCTGCTGCACCAATTCGGGCCAATGATTACGATCGCTTTTTTATGTTTGTATATATGGCTTATCACCGTACAATGGCAAAAAGGACAATAA
- a CDS encoding patatin-like phospholipase family protein, producing the protein MFPKIGLALGSGGARGFAHLGVIKVLEEEKIPIACIAGSSIGALVAALYASGLGLDRLYRLAKSFRRNDYVDFTIPKMGLIAGKRITEFIRLLTKGKKIEELSIPVAIVATDLQTGQKVVFRRGDVARAVRASISIPGIFVPETVDGRLLVDGGVVDRVPVSVAREMGADIVIAVDVAHVKVDGEIASIFDVILQSLDILQDEIVRHRALASDVMIRPHVEQYSSRAFTHAQEIIAIGEQEARKYVPKIRQVIENWKEHSR; encoded by the coding sequence GTGTTTCCGAAAATTGGGCTAGCGCTTGGTTCTGGAGGAGCGAGAGGTTTTGCGCATCTGGGAGTCATAAAAGTATTGGAAGAGGAGAAAATCCCGATTGCTTGCATCGCCGGAAGCAGCATCGGGGCGCTTGTTGCCGCTTTGTATGCCAGCGGCCTCGGCCTTGACCGTTTATATAGATTGGCAAAGTCGTTCCGCCGAAATGATTACGTCGATTTTACCATTCCGAAAATGGGGTTGATTGCCGGTAAACGAATCACCGAATTTATTCGCCTTCTCACAAAAGGGAAAAAAATCGAGGAATTATCCATCCCTGTGGCCATTGTCGCGACAGATTTGCAGACAGGGCAAAAAGTAGTGTTTCGCCGCGGTGATGTGGCCCGTGCGGTGCGGGCAAGCATTTCGATTCCCGGCATTTTTGTCCCTGAAACAGTGGACGGGCGCCTGCTCGTAGATGGAGGAGTGGTTGATCGCGTCCCTGTTTCTGTTGCGCGAGAAATGGGCGCCGATATTGTTATTGCAGTCGATGTTGCCCATGTGAAAGTGGACGGAGAAATTGCGTCGATATTTGATGTGATTTTGCAAAGCCTTGACATTTTGCAAGATGAGATTGTCCGGCATCGCGCGCTCGCTTCGGATGTGATGATCCGCCCGCACGTCGAACAGTATAGCTCGCGCGCGTTTACGCACGCACAAGAAATTATCGCCATCGGCGAACAAGAAGCGCGCAAATATGTGCCAAAAATTCGCCAAGTCATTGAAAACTGGAAGGAGCATTCACGCTGA
- a CDS encoding SepM family pheromone-processing serine protease: MKKRVYVVTFFMGVIVALLLIFIKLPYYVTMPGTAQDLKPLVHVENGDKDEGELMLTTVKMGRANVVAYLLAHIRSFYELHPLDEIKQEGETDEEYTMRQFQLMEQSKEAAIVVAYKKAGKPVSYKAKGVYVMSVVPHMPAYGRLKVGDRIVEIDGKKMDTSEQMVQYIRTKKKGDHVSIMFERGKKKKVETLALMPFPHDPKQIGVGISLATDYDVVTNPPVRVNSEQIGGPSAGLMFSLEIYNQLVDEDITKGHKIAGTGTININGEVGPIGGISQKIVAADKEGAEIFFAPNENGAADSNYREAVKTAKEIGTSMKIVPVDTFDDAVRYLERMK; encoded by the coding sequence ATGAAAAAACGAGTGTATGTGGTGACGTTTTTCATGGGCGTCATCGTGGCGCTGTTGCTTATTTTTATTAAACTTCCTTATTACGTTACAATGCCCGGAACTGCGCAAGATTTAAAACCGCTTGTTCATGTGGAAAACGGGGATAAGGATGAAGGGGAGTTGATGCTGACGACGGTGAAAATGGGGCGGGCGAATGTAGTTGCTTATCTGCTTGCCCATATCCGTTCCTTTTATGAGCTGCATCCATTGGATGAGATTAAACAAGAAGGCGAAACAGATGAGGAATATACGATGCGCCAGTTCCAGCTTATGGAGCAGTCAAAAGAAGCGGCGATTGTGGTTGCGTATAAAAAAGCGGGCAAGCCTGTTTCCTATAAGGCAAAAGGCGTATACGTGATGAGCGTAGTGCCGCATATGCCGGCGTATGGGCGGTTAAAAGTGGGCGACCGCATTGTGGAAATAGACGGAAAGAAGATGGATACATCAGAGCAAATGGTGCAATATATTCGCACGAAGAAAAAAGGGGATCATGTCAGCATTATGTTTGAACGCGGCAAAAAGAAAAAAGTGGAAACTTTAGCATTAATGCCGTTTCCGCACGATCCGAAGCAGATAGGCGTAGGAATTTCGCTCGCTACTGACTATGATGTTGTGACAAATCCTCCTGTCCGCGTTAATTCGGAACAAATCGGCGGCCCGTCGGCAGGGCTGATGTTTTCGCTAGAAATTTATAATCAGCTTGTGGACGAGGATATAACAAAAGGACATAAAATTGCCGGAACGGGTACCATTAATATAAACGGGGAAGTCGGCCCAATCGGCGGCATTTCTCAAAAAATCGTCGCCGCTGACAAAGAGGGGGCGGAGATTTTCTTTGCGCCAAACGAAAACGGCGCGGCGGATTCGAACTACCGGGAAGCGGTCAAAACGGCAAAAGAAATCGGGACGAGCATGAAAATTGTCCCGGTCGATACGTTTGATGATGCTGTCCGTTATTTAGAAAGAATGAAATAG
- a CDS encoding nucleotidyltransferase: MKAVGIIVEYNPFHNGHLYHLQETKKQTGADCIIAAMSGNFLQRGEPALVSKWARTKMALSAGVDIVIELPYAFAVQSAERFASGAVALLHSLYCEEICFGSENGNIQTFIDAAKTLLERKEQHDSYVQKALKQGVSYPRASAEAWKQLDAVSLDLSKPNNVLGLAYVTAILQKQLPITPRTIHRIASGYHDEMFSHPSIASATSLRKALQGSVAQLETIAPYIPAATKQALKQYYDTYGMFHEWEAYFPLLKYRIMTAEEEELRQIAGVDEGIEHRLKQEIAAAPTFSAFMDAIKTKRYTWTRLQRMCTHILTNFTKEQQKKAETPTYIRLLGMSSNGRRYLQHVKKRLPLPLVTKISKLKHDPIYQQEEKAAFAYAAAFPEPVRTNALKEEYATPPVQQ; the protein is encoded by the coding sequence ATGAAAGCGGTTGGAATCATTGTTGAATATAATCCGTTTCATAACGGGCATTTATATCATTTGCAAGAAACAAAAAAACAAACCGGAGCAGATTGTATCATCGCTGCCATGAGCGGAAATTTTTTGCAGCGCGGAGAACCTGCGCTTGTGTCAAAATGGGCGCGAACAAAAATGGCGCTGTCAGCCGGCGTCGATATTGTCATTGAACTTCCGTACGCATTCGCGGTTCAATCTGCTGAACGATTTGCCAGCGGTGCCGTTGCATTGCTTCATTCTTTATATTGCGAAGAAATTTGTTTTGGCAGCGAAAACGGAAACATACAAACGTTCATCGATGCGGCAAAAACGCTTTTAGAGCGAAAAGAGCAGCATGACAGTTATGTGCAAAAAGCGTTGAAACAGGGGGTAAGCTACCCGCGGGCAAGCGCGGAAGCATGGAAACAATTAGATGCCGTTTCTCTTGATTTATCGAAGCCAAACAATGTGCTTGGCCTTGCGTATGTCACAGCGATTTTGCAAAAACAGCTTCCAATCACTCCGCGCACGATTCACCGCATCGCCTCCGGTTATCATGATGAAATGTTCTCACATCCTTCGATCGCCAGCGCAACAAGCTTACGCAAGGCACTGCAAGGATCGGTTGCACAGTTAGAAACAATCGCTCCGTACATCCCAGCTGCCACGAAACAAGCGCTCAAGCAATATTACGATACATATGGCATGTTTCATGAGTGGGAAGCATATTTTCCGCTTTTAAAGTATCGCATTATGACAGCGGAAGAGGAAGAGCTGCGCCAAATCGCCGGCGTCGACGAAGGCATCGAACACCGCCTCAAGCAGGAAATCGCCGCCGCCCCAACGTTTTCTGCTTTTATGGACGCAATCAAAACAAAACGATACACATGGACGCGTTTGCAACGAATGTGTACTCATATCTTAACAAATTTTACGAAAGAACAACAAAAAAAAGCAGAAACGCCGACATACATCCGCTTGCTTGGAATGAGCAGCAACGGAAGGCGTTATTTGCAACATGTGAAAAAACGGTTGCCGCTGCCGCTTGTCACGAAAATATCCAAATTAAAACATGATCCGATTTACCAGCAAGAAGAAAAGGCGGCGTTTGCTTATGCCGCCGCATTTCCTGAACCTGTCCGCACCAATGCCCTGAAAGAAGAGTACGCCACCCCACCCGTTCAACAATAA
- a CDS encoding YceD family protein produces MKWTIHQLHQFRHKEMAIDEYVDVSDLKEIDKLIRDISLVHVQGKADIGSTKFTFRLQVSGTMVLPCSRTLVDVPYSFSVETTETFFMNDYDAVSAEEDTHLVKNDTIDLLPIVKELILLEIPIQIFAEEGTVQDGAPQSGEGWEVMKEEQWNAMIEEREKQKVDPRLAALAKFFDQGENE; encoded by the coding sequence ATGAAATGGACTATTCATCAACTTCATCAATTTCGCCATAAAGAAATGGCGATTGACGAATATGTCGATGTTTCCGATTTAAAAGAGATCGACAAATTGATCCGCGATATTTCGCTCGTGCACGTACAAGGAAAGGCAGATATCGGTTCGACAAAATTTACGTTCCGTTTGCAAGTGTCAGGAACGATGGTACTGCCTTGTTCGCGGACGCTGGTTGACGTTCCGTATTCGTTTTCCGTTGAGACGACGGAAACGTTTTTTATGAATGATTATGATGCCGTATCAGCAGAAGAAGATACGCATTTAGTGAAAAACGACACGATCGATTTGTTGCCGATCGTGAAAGAGCTTATCCTTCTGGAAATTCCGATACAAATATTTGCGGAAGAAGGAACGGTGCAGGACGGGGCGCCGCAGTCTGGAGAAGGCTGGGAAGTCATGAAAGAAGAACAATGGAATGCGATGATCGAAGAACGGGAAAAGCAAAAGGTAGATCCTCGTCTTGCCGCATTGGCGAAGTTTTTTGATCAAGGTGAAAACGAGTGA
- the rpmF gene encoding 50S ribosomal protein L32, with the protein MAVPFRRTSKTRKRLRRTHFKLQVPGMVECPNCGEMKLAHRVCKSCGTYKGREVVNK; encoded by the coding sequence ATGGCAGTACCTTTCCGAAGAACATCAAAAACAAGAAAAAGATTACGCCGCACTCACTTCAAATTGCAAGTGCCTGGCATGGTAGAATGCCCAAATTGCGGTGAAATGAAATTAGCTCACCGTGTGTGCAAATCTTGCGGAACTTACAAAGGAAGAGAAGTTGTGAACAAATAA
- a CDS encoding enoyl-CoA hydratase/isomerase family protein, which translates to MEVAIVEHDSDGVVWFTIHRPEKRNAIDFEVMDKLEETIAMAEKNDNVKMLVITGTGDEAFCSGGDLSNFQHLQAEAAKQMLEKMGKILYSLLTLPKPTVALINGTAIGGGCELATACDFRYAKGGSKIGFVQGKLGITTGWGGATMLLEKLPYTQALDILLRAERISAEKMREYGWVHAVLPGDNLREECRNLLAPYLSQSVSVLRAYKVAATEKWKNSEFQTRFFAEIARCAKLWGSEEHKRAIESFFKKS; encoded by the coding sequence ATGGAAGTAGCGATTGTTGAACATGATAGTGACGGGGTTGTTTGGTTTACGATTCATCGCCCGGAGAAACGAAACGCGATCGATTTTGAAGTAATGGATAAGCTGGAAGAAACGATCGCGATGGCAGAAAAAAATGATAATGTGAAAATGCTCGTCATTACGGGAACAGGTGATGAGGCGTTTTGTTCCGGGGGAGATTTAAGCAATTTCCAACATTTACAGGCGGAAGCTGCCAAACAGATGTTAGAAAAGATGGGCAAGATTTTATATTCATTGCTTACATTGCCCAAACCGACCGTTGCGCTCATTAACGGAACTGCCATTGGCGGGGGCTGTGAGTTAGCGACAGCGTGTGATTTCCGCTATGCGAAAGGTGGCAGTAAAATCGGCTTTGTTCAAGGAAAGCTTGGCATCACGACTGGCTGGGGCGGCGCGACAATGCTTTTGGAAAAGCTTCCGTACACGCAAGCGCTTGATATACTTTTGCGCGCAGAAAGAATCAGCGCAGAAAAAATGCGTGAGTATGGATGGGTTCACGCCGTGTTGCCAGGCGATAATTTGCGTGAAGAATGCCGCAACCTGCTCGCCCCTTACTTATCGCAATCTGTTTCTGTATTGCGGGCTTATAAAGTTGCAGCCACAGAAAAATGGAAGAACAGCGAGTTTCAGACGAGGTTTTTTGCTGAAATCGCGCGTTGTGCAAAGTTATGGGGGTCGGAAGAACATAAGAGAGCTATCGAGTCTTTTTTCAAGAAATCATAA
- a CDS encoding RsfA family transcriptional regulator has product MTSVRQDAWTQEEDLLLAEVVLRYIREGGTQLQAFEEVGRRLSRTAAACGFRWNSYVRKQYKEEIELAKKQRKERKKAVASEEKGQKKKEEAAEKNVTWSDVIAFLRAHGQTAYDSQRIADENRALKKDMEQLQQMITKLQAEKEALQKELSAVQEEYKTLLVIMERARKLAALEEAQEQKASQTENVSFEKVENS; this is encoded by the coding sequence ATGACAAGTGTGCGCCAAGATGCGTGGACGCAGGAAGAAGATTTGCTATTAGCGGAAGTCGTATTGCGCTATATTCGCGAGGGAGGCACGCAGCTTCAAGCGTTTGAAGAAGTAGGGCGGCGTTTATCGCGCACGGCAGCTGCGTGTGGATTCCGCTGGAACTCGTATGTTCGAAAACAGTATAAAGAGGAAATTGAGCTGGCGAAAAAACAGCGAAAGGAAAGAAAAAAGGCGGTTGCTAGCGAAGAAAAAGGGCAGAAAAAGAAAGAAGAAGCAGCAGAAAAAAATGTAACATGGTCTGATGTCATAGCGTTTTTGCGGGCACATGGGCAAACGGCATATGATTCGCAAAGAATAGCCGATGAAAACCGCGCTTTAAAGAAAGACATGGAGCAATTGCAACAAATGATCACAAAGCTGCAAGCAGAAAAAGAAGCGCTACAAAAGGAGCTGTCTGCCGTTCAAGAAGAATATAAAACATTGCTTGTGATCATGGAACGAGCGAGAAAATTGGCAGCGCTTGAAGAAGCTCAAGAACAAAAAGCTTCACAAACGGAAAATGTTTCCTTTGAAAAAGTGGAAAATTCGTAA
- a CDS encoding 2-dehydropantoate 2-reductase — MKIGIIGGGAIGLLLAAYLSDEYEVTVYTRRSLQAQRLMREGLRLVKRGETKCISLQAMPFTKADISDDLVFVTVKQYDVAEIINRQNQFDRAETVVFLQNGMGHVKRLSSLTKKNVIVGTVEHGALKHDDHTVEHTGIGKIVLARLYGAFGQAANLAKKNIPDFPFEIANDWESVLVKKLIVNAVINPLTALLRVKNGELLKVKPYYEMMALLFSELKQVLPMEDEQAAWDHIVNVCEKTADNYSSMFMDISQQRKTEIDAILGYVLEKGKELGVPLPLSQFLFAAIKGMEERGAEHG; from the coding sequence GTGAAAATTGGAATTATTGGCGGCGGCGCAATCGGGCTGTTGCTCGCTGCTTATTTAAGCGATGAATATGAAGTCACCGTTTACACAAGACGTTCTTTACAAGCGCAGCGGTTAATGAGAGAAGGATTGCGGTTGGTGAAACGGGGAGAAACAAAATGCATTTCCCTTCAGGCAATGCCGTTTACGAAGGCGGATATCAGCGATGACCTTGTTTTTGTAACAGTGAAGCAATATGATGTCGCGGAAATTATCAATCGGCAAAACCAGTTTGATCGTGCAGAGACGGTCGTTTTTTTACAAAACGGAATGGGGCATGTGAAACGGTTGTCTTCGTTAACGAAGAAAAATGTGATTGTCGGAACTGTCGAGCACGGTGCGCTGAAACATGATGATCATACGGTGGAACATACCGGGATAGGAAAAATTGTGCTTGCAAGATTGTATGGCGCGTTTGGGCAAGCGGCAAATTTGGCAAAGAAGAACATCCCTGATTTTCCGTTTGAAATCGCTAATGATTGGGAGAGCGTGTTAGTGAAAAAATTAATTGTCAATGCAGTCATTAATCCGCTGACGGCGCTTTTGCGCGTCAAAAACGGCGAGTTGCTCAAGGTAAAACCATATTATGAAATGATGGCGTTGTTGTTTTCCGAACTAAAGCAAGTGTTGCCGATGGAAGATGAACAAGCAGCATGGGATCATATTGTGAATGTTTGTGAAAAAACGGCAGACAATTATTCATCGATGTTTATGGACATTTCCCAACAGCGAAAAACGGAGATTGACGCCATTTTAGGCTATGTTTTGGAAAAAGGAAAAGAGCTTGGAGTGCCGCTGCCGCTCTCGCAATTTTTATTTGCTGCCATCAAAGGGATGGAAGAAAGGGGTGCGGAACATGGATGA
- a CDS encoding DUF3397 domain-containing protein — protein sequence MDDVIAHLVAAFVTMPLLSFFLVYFFARKLLKRKRKSFYAAVNVSTLFFIIAVHFLLAVLSGKSYLWHIIFFLLIMHMLIAIGYWRKNEDFHFFTVFRLFWRANFLLFSSLYFSLLIYGMIVRISSNL from the coding sequence ATGGATGATGTGATCGCCCATCTGGTTGCGGCGTTCGTGACGATGCCGTTATTATCGTTTTTTCTCGTTTATTTTTTTGCCCGCAAGTTATTAAAAAGAAAGCGAAAATCGTTTTATGCGGCAGTAAACGTTTCGACACTTTTTTTTATTATTGCCGTTCACTTTTTGCTTGCCGTTCTTTCCGGAAAATCTTATTTATGGCACATTATTTTCTTTTTGTTGATTATGCATATGCTGATTGCGATCGGGTATTGGCGGAAAAACGAAGATTTTCATTTTTTCACTGTGTTTCGCTTGTTTTGGCGGGCAAATTTCTTATTATTCTCCTCCCTTTATTTTAGCCTGCTTATCTATGGAATGATCGTGAGGATATCTAGCAATTTATAA
- the bshC gene encoding bacillithiol biosynthesis cysteine-adding enzyme BshC: MEVREISLAATTPLATDYINGTFPLEKGFSYSFQKEDAFWRRLGDIKARTYPRREIVECLRSYHQRFHAGPKTFANIEKLLRPDSAVVVGGQQAGLLTGPLYTIYKIISIIKLAKEQERKLGVPVVPLFWIAGEDHDIAEVNHIYVAESGKIKKRVYPDVPKERRMVSDLPLDGEVCSKWIDDIVKTYGETDTTNKLLDFLFRCLDESETFVDFFASIVLRLFASEGLVVLNAADASLRAVESSFFVSLIERHREVTDAVLQKQHQLRQLGYKNVLDVQPHCANLFYYDGRERWLLEHDPQKEMFCSKNGEVVFSKEELIQLAKANPSNLSNNVVTRPLMQEFLLPTLAFVAGPGEIAYWAELKEAFSIFDFKMPPVVPRVNITIVERSIQTDLDDIGADVMDVFTGRIAEVKQNWLARQIRYPLDEIFAKAKAEIEQIHRPLREIGMEIDRGLAGLLTKNANLLQAQIDFLQQTLHQSLMRKYETELRKFSRVEMSLMPNQSPQERIWNIFYYINKYGFDFLEKLLHLDYKWNGMHKIVYI, from the coding sequence ATGGAAGTTCGGGAAATTTCTTTGGCTGCTACAACACCGTTAGCAACCGATTACATAAATGGCACTTTTCCGCTTGAAAAAGGGTTTTCTTACTCGTTTCAGAAGGAAGACGCGTTTTGGAGGCGGCTTGGCGACATCAAAGCAAGAACGTATCCGCGCCGCGAGATTGTTGAATGTTTGCGTTCGTACCATCAGCGGTTTCATGCGGGCCCTAAAACATTTGCCAATATTGAAAAATTGCTTCGTCCTGACAGCGCAGTGGTCGTCGGCGGGCAGCAAGCGGGGTTGTTGACCGGGCCGCTTTACACCATTTATAAAATCATTTCCATCATCAAGCTTGCCAAAGAACAAGAAAGAAAATTAGGAGTGCCGGTCGTTCCGCTTTTTTGGATTGCCGGCGAAGACCATGACATTGCCGAAGTAAACCACATATACGTTGCAGAGAGCGGAAAAATAAAAAAGCGTGTTTATCCGGATGTTCCTAAAGAAAGACGGATGGTTTCAGATTTGCCTTTAGATGGCGAAGTTTGTTCCAAGTGGATCGATGATATCGTAAAAACGTATGGGGAAACGGATACGACAAATAAGTTGCTCGATTTTCTGTTCCGATGTTTAGACGAATCGGAAACGTTCGTTGACTTTTTTGCCTCGATTGTTTTGCGTTTATTTGCTTCCGAAGGATTAGTTGTCCTCAATGCCGCCGACGCTTCACTGCGCGCGGTGGAAAGCAGCTTTTTTGTGTCATTGATTGAGCGTCATCGCGAAGTGACGGATGCTGTGTTGCAAAAACAGCATCAGCTTCGGCAGCTCGGATATAAAAATGTGCTGGATGTGCAGCCGCATTGCGCCAATTTATTTTACTACGATGGACGGGAACGCTGGCTGCTTGAACATGATCCACAAAAAGAGATGTTTTGTAGCAAAAACGGAGAAGTGGTTTTCTCCAAAGAGGAGCTAATACAGCTTGCGAAAGCAAACCCGAGCAATTTAAGCAATAATGTCGTGACCCGCCCGCTTATGCAGGAATTTTTGCTGCCGACGTTGGCGTTTGTCGCCGGTCCCGGAGAAATCGCATATTGGGCTGAATTGAAAGAGGCGTTTTCGATATTTGACTTTAAAATGCCGCCGGTTGTTCCGCGCGTGAATATAACGATCGTAGAACGTTCCATTCAAACCGATTTGGACGATATTGGCGCGGATGTGATGGACGTTTTCACAGGAAGGATCGCAGAAGTGAAGCAAAATTGGCTGGCACGGCAAATCCGTTATCCGCTTGATGAAATATTCGCGAAAGCGAAAGCGGAAATCGAACAAATCCATCGTCCCCTCCGGGAAATCGGCATGGAAATTGACCGCGGATTGGCGGGCTTGCTGACGAAAAATGCTAATCTCCTGCAAGCGCAAATCGATTTTCTTCAGCAAACATTGCACCAGTCATTAATGCGGAAATATGAAACGGAATTGCGGAAGTTTTCCCGCGTGGAAATGTCATTGATGCCGAATCAATCGCCTCAGGAGCGGATTTGGAATATTTTTTACTACATCAATAAATACGGATTCGATTTTTTAGAGAAGCTGTTACACCTCGATTACAAATGGAACGGCATGCATAAAATTGTATATATATAA